The following coding sequences are from one Prochlorococcus sp. MIT 0604 window:
- a CDS encoding DUF1330 domain-containing protein, with translation MKKTILTGLIACIAGLAIGYKVPKDKNAGYVMISGRITNPEQAGKYFEAVNDVVVKGCGAKTLSVDFETDIREGYDGPFSVLSKFPSKQAVIDCYEGPYQELIPLRKGAIDMNFRIVERNR, from the coding sequence ATGAAAAAAACTATTTTAACTGGTTTAATTGCTTGCATTGCTGGGCTTGCAATTGGTTATAAAGTCCCAAAAGACAAGAATGCTGGTTATGTAATGATTTCTGGCAGGATTACAAATCCAGAACAAGCAGGTAAATACTTTGAAGCAGTAAATGATGTTGTTGTTAAAGGTTGCGGAGCAAAAACACTATCAGTTGACTTCGAGACTGATATTAGAGAGGGATATGATGGTCCGTTTTCTGTGCTTTCAAAATTTCCAAGTAAACAAGCAGTTATTGATTGTTATGAAGGACCATATCAAGAATTAATTCCTTTAAGAAAAGGAGCTATAGATATGAATTTTAGAATAGTTGAAAGAAATAGATAA
- a CDS encoding SOS response-associated peptidase: protein MCGRFELKTKFEKLPTVLKQDYPSGLDSKYETQKLIRPNDPVLVIKNEGRIKTTFMTWGFISPWARDPFDKERPRPFNARSETVEEKKLFRGSWKHKRCLIPASGFFEKKYRVRKANYETFWLGGIWSKWISPDGAELESCCILTTIPNDLIKPLHHRMPVIVPDGYEEQWTEQVKNADELKGLFAITMSWPHDGWLVEDVKKKETDQMSLF, encoded by the coding sequence ATGTGCGGAAGATTTGAGCTGAAAACTAAATTTGAAAAATTGCCAACGGTTTTGAAACAAGACTATCCAAGTGGACTTGATTCTAAATATGAGACTCAAAAACTAATAAGACCTAATGATCCTGTTCTTGTAATTAAAAACGAAGGAAGAATTAAAACTACTTTTATGACATGGGGCTTTATTTCTCCTTGGGCGAGAGACCCATTTGATAAAGAGAGACCAAGACCATTTAATGCAAGATCAGAAACTGTAGAAGAAAAAAAATTATTTAGAGGAAGTTGGAAACATAAAAGGTGCCTAATACCTGCGAGCGGTTTTTTTGAAAAAAAATATCGTGTTCGAAAAGCGAATTATGAGACTTTTTGGCTGGGAGGAATTTGGAGTAAATGGATCTCCCCAGATGGAGCAGAACTTGAGAGTTGCTGCATTTTAACTACTATTCCAAATGATTTAATTAAGCCTTTACATCACCGCATGCCTGTGATCGTTCCTGATGGATATGAGGAACAATGGACAGAGCAAGTTAAAAATGCAGATGAATTAAAAGGATTATTTGCAATTACGATGAGTTGGCCCCATGATGGTTGGCTAGTAGAGGATGTAAAGAAAAAAGAAACAGATCAAATGAGTTTGTTTTAA
- a CDS encoding DUF3303 domain-containing protein: MLYVQHWSFKAGYHQKGAEKFLGGGGDYPGVEMIGRYHAPGSLEGWIVLKTDDPKAIYQHAAEWGEFLNWETTPVFTDEEAGPIVAKVYS; encoded by the coding sequence ATGCTTTATGTTCAGCATTGGTCATTTAAGGCCGGATATCATCAAAAAGGTGCAGAAAAATTTCTTGGTGGTGGGGGAGATTATCCTGGAGTTGAGATGATTGGAAGATATCACGCACCCGGTTCTTTAGAGGGTTGGATAGTTTTAAAGACTGATGATCCAAAAGCGATATATCAACATGCCGCTGAATGGGGTGAATTTCTCAATTGGGAAACCACACCTGTATTTACTGATGAAGAAGCTGGTCCAATAGTTGCCAAAGTCTACTCATAG
- the psbF gene encoding cytochrome b559 subunit beta, long form, whose product MDYRILLVITPIIFSWIFTVFWLGRWDVFRLTPLGLPKKGVVPFKNYQVWEDSALIPDTGRPAEGYPVFTVRTAAVNALGIPTVFFLGAILAMQFKSY is encoded by the coding sequence ATGGATTATAGGATTTTACTTGTTATTACACCAATAATATTTTCATGGATATTTACAGTCTTTTGGTTAGGCAGGTGGGATGTATTTAGGTTAACGCCACTAGGTTTACCAAAGAAGGGAGTAGTTCCTTTTAAAAATTATCAAGTATGGGAAGATTCAGCATTAATTCCTGATACTGGCAGACCAGCAGAAGGTTATCCAGTATTTACTGTAAGAACCGCAGCAGTTAATGCCCTAGGGATTCCAACCGTTTTCTTCCTTGGAGCAATATTAGCAATGCAGTTTAAATCTTATTAA
- a CDS encoding DUF3303 domain-containing protein: protein MQTYIVHWQFPDQESHIQGAEAFAVFVEGGCEGDEFDGFKVLNRVVNPEGANGWAIVESSNHQNIWKWSSIWVDNFGVEIEVTPVLTDKEFLSVHKEIAAAHNK, encoded by the coding sequence ATGCAAACTTACATCGTTCACTGGCAATTTCCAGATCAAGAAAGTCATATACAAGGAGCCGAAGCTTTTGCGGTTTTTGTAGAAGGAGGATGCGAAGGTGATGAATTTGATGGGTTTAAAGTTCTTAATCGAGTAGTAAATCCTGAGGGAGCTAATGGTTGGGCAATAGTTGAATCTTCAAACCATCAGAACATTTGGAAATGGAGTAGTATCTGGGTTGATAATTTTGGCGTTGAAATTGAAGTTACTCCAGTTCTAACAGATAAAGAATTTCTTTCTGTACATAAAGAAATTGCAGCAGCCCATAACAAATAG
- a CDS encoding DUF1651 domain-containing protein yields the protein MEKFTLINKAKSRIKVFEPFEDSSKNSSSKNSSMINAILISYGCVFKRSSKPVMKGSRVESLEEARNEYKKLLEEGWLKTYRFNSFFKKKW from the coding sequence ATGGAAAAATTTACTTTAATCAATAAAGCCAAATCTAGGATAAAAGTATTTGAACCTTTTGAAGATAGTTCTAAGAACTCTTCTTCTAAGAACTCTTCTATGATTAATGCAATTTTAATCTCTTATGGGTGTGTTTTCAAACGATCTAGTAAGCCAGTCATGAAAGGCTCTAGAGTTGAATCTCTTGAAGAAGCAAGAAACGAATATAAAAAACTATTAGAGGAAGGGTGGTTAAAAACTTATAGATTCAATAGTTTTTTTAAAAAAAAATGGTGA
- a CDS encoding DUF1651 domain-containing protein yields MAKSFWLINSNRSEVKRFIKNDKSIDGVFEYMFIDTGKIVGGLENKQPVMTSTVSVEIDLAREIYERLLSKGWRKIEKNWNLKKS; encoded by the coding sequence ATGGCTAAATCTTTTTGGTTGATTAATTCAAATAGGTCAGAAGTTAAAAGATTTATTAAAAACGATAAGAGTATTGATGGAGTTTTTGAGTATATGTTTATAGATACTGGAAAAATAGTGGGGGGATTAGAAAACAAACAACCAGTAATGACAAGTACAGTTTCTGTTGAAATAGATTTAGCTAGAGAAATTTATGAAAGATTACTTTCTAAGGGATGGAGGAAAATTGAAAAAAATTGGAATTTAAAAAAGAGTTAG
- a CDS encoding pseudouridine synthase, translating into MATRINKYLSEVGYCSRRQADRLILEGKVTINGKISEIGTKVQVSDRVEVKGQKIEKFKGQKNIYLAFNKPLGIVCTTDRKVEPNNVIDFIKYPKRIFPIGRLDKLSEGLIFLTNDGDIVNKILRARNNHEKEYIVKVNRPINSDFITSMSNGVEILDTITKSCFVKQLGPRNFKIILTQGLNRQIRRMCEALGYKVRSLKRVRIMNIKLDVPTGEYRELSKEEILELNGLLENSSKTYD; encoded by the coding sequence ATGGCTACCAGAATAAATAAATATTTAAGTGAAGTTGGTTATTGTTCTAGAAGACAAGCTGATAGATTAATCCTAGAAGGAAAGGTAACCATTAATGGCAAAATTTCAGAAATTGGAACTAAAGTACAAGTTAGTGATCGAGTAGAAGTTAAAGGTCAAAAAATAGAAAAATTTAAGGGACAAAAAAACATATATTTAGCCTTTAATAAACCTCTAGGAATTGTTTGCACAACAGATAGAAAAGTAGAACCCAATAATGTCATAGATTTCATTAAATACCCTAAAAGAATTTTCCCCATCGGAAGATTAGATAAGCTAAGTGAAGGATTGATTTTTTTAACTAATGATGGAGATATCGTAAATAAAATACTCAGGGCAAGAAATAATCATGAAAAAGAATATATTGTAAAAGTTAATCGTCCGATTAATAGCGACTTTATTACAAGCATGAGTAATGGAGTTGAAATATTAGACACAATAACTAAAAGTTGTTTTGTAAAACAATTGGGTCCAAGAAATTTCAAAATAATACTGACTCAGGGACTTAACCGTCAGATTAGAAGAATGTGTGAGGCCTTAGGATATAAAGTACGATCATTAAAGCGTGTAAGAATTATGAATATTAAGTTAGACGTGCCAACAGGAGAATATAGAGAACTTAGTAAAGAAGAAATCCTAGAATTAAATGGATTACTCGAAAACTCCTCAAAAACATATGACTAA
- a CDS encoding DsrE family protein gives MSIITDNTVLVHIYSGLESKNKITLGLLVALTAEKNDHKVTLFLAGDGVKILNCKKAGEIVGQGTGDLYEHLQKLKNSKITIYVSGMSAKSRGYDEKLLDGYTAEFVMPDVLVEESIKADSVLCY, from the coding sequence ATGTCTATCATTACGGACAATACAGTGTTAGTACATATTTACAGCGGTTTAGAATCCAAAAATAAAATAACTTTAGGTTTATTGGTTGCCCTTACTGCAGAAAAAAACGATCATAAAGTAACACTTTTTCTTGCAGGAGACGGAGTAAAAATATTAAATTGCAAAAAAGCTGGTGAAATAGTTGGCCAAGGTACTGGAGATTTATACGAACATCTTCAAAAATTAAAGAATTCAAAAATTACCATATATGTCTCAGGAATGTCAGCTAAATCTAGGGGTTACGATGAGAAGCTTCTAGATGGATACACTGCAGAGTTTGTTATGCCAGATGTTCTAGTTGAAGAATCAATTAAAGCGGATAGCGTACTTTGCTATTAA
- a CDS encoding high light inducible protein: MSKFQDNFSSESFYPDSNYYLDQDNTPKKDSILEDQKSNMGGNFEWPNTYWFIAERTNGRLAMIGFMAVIINYTLFGWIAYPIL, translated from the coding sequence ATGAGTAAGTTTCAAGATAACTTTTCAAGCGAAAGTTTTTACCCAGATAGCAATTATTATCTTGACCAAGATAATACTCCTAAAAAGGACTCAATTTTAGAAGATCAAAAATCCAATATGGGTGGCAATTTTGAATGGCCAAATACCTATTGGTTTATTGCAGAAAGAACAAATGGAAGGCTTGCAATGATAGGTTTCATGGCTGTCATTATTAACTACACCTTATTTGGATGGATAGCTTATCCAATCCTTTAA